The Cottoperca gobio chromosome 5, fCotGob3.1, whole genome shotgun sequence region TGCTGCCTCAAACCCCCTTCCCATGTAATTGCAGGGTGCTGATAAACCAAGAGTtatttttactacttttaagaGTTAAGCAAGGCATGCATTTAAATTTGCAGGGTAATGAGTTCATTATGTCTTGCTTGACAGCCACTTAAAGTAGAACTAAATTCTCTTGCCAGGTCAATGCTCTtcagtaaactgtttgtttttaattacagtTAGACAAAATTAAAAAGCTGTGTCCAGGACAGAAACAACCATTTTAAACTTGCCTGCGACTTTAAATCTGCTCTTTTAAATGATCTGCATGTCTCTTGTGATTGGTTGTTAGAGATTATGTGCTCACCTCTGATTGGTTGTTACAATTCCCAGAGGTAGTTCTGCTTTTGctccttccctttttttttttcatgcatgTGTCATACAGATCATGAGACTTCTGGTTGCTTTTCACTGCACGTCCAGACCACAAAGTACAAACCAAAAATCCTTATCCAGTTGTTAAATAGGTAAGTTACTGTTTGTCATTTTCTCCAAAcgtctctttttttaatcactaAATTACATTATAGTCTGTTACTTTCGTCCCATATAGCTACACCACAACAACATGTGTGGTTATCTGGGAAGTCATGCAGGAttataagacaaagaaaagaacataTTTGGTCAAAAGCTAAATGTTTTGGTGCCTGGTACAGATTTTTAAAACCGAAAGAATCTCAATTTGCTTAGAATTTTGTACTTTGAGACTCCAGTTGCCTCACAACATAcaaccaaacaacaacaaacattgaTTGAAGATAATAATTTCGCAATATCCTTTCAAAGTTTCAAAACTCAGTTGAGTGACATCAGCAGTGTTGTCTTTCCCTTCTCTACAGGGATGAGTTCCTCTCATCATGAGGTGCTGCTTTTCTTAAATCTGATCAGCCTTGTTTCAGGGCTGCAGTTTGTAAAATCATCTTTTTCCCAGGTGCCTTTCCTCACAGTGTGGAATGCCCCTACTGCCAGCTGTCTCTCGCAATATGGCGTGGACCTTGACTTGGGCACGTTCAGCATCGTTCAGAACGAGAACCAGACCTTTATGGGAGAAAACATAACAATCTTTTACTCTGAAAAGCTCGGTCTGTATCCCAGGTACTCCAGCCAAGCAGAGGCTATCAATGGCGGGCTGCCGCAGAACGCCAGTCTTGATGAGCACCTCAGAGTGGCCTCTGAAGATATCCACACCTGGATCCCTGATAGGGATTTCCAGGGCCTGGCTGTGGTGGACTGGGAGAGCTGGAGACCTGTATGGGAGAGAAACTGGGACAGTAAACAGGTGTACTGGTTAGAGTCAACGGCACTAGTGAAGTCCAGGCATCCAGACTGGAGCCCTGCACAGGTCGATGCCGCAGCACGGGTGGAGTTTGAGGAAGCTGGGAGGAAGTTCAtggaggaaacactgaagctgGGGCAGCAGGAGAGACCAAATGGGCTGTGGGGTTATTATGGTTTCCCCaactgctacaactactacagcCACAAAAGCACAAACTACACAGGGGAGTGTCCACCCGTAGAGTTGAAGAGGAACGACGAGCTGTCGTGGTTGTGGAACGTCTCCTCCGCTTTTTATCCGGACATCTACCTCAGCCTTGAGCTGAGAGACCTCAGCAGAGAAGTGCTCCTCTACACCCACCACCGCATCCTGGAGGCCATGAGAGCAGCAGGAGCTCCATCAGCACCGCCTGTGTTCCCCTACGCTCGCATCGTCTACACATACACGTTAGATTTCCTCTCGCAGGCAAGTGGCAGATGTTTTAGCTCCATGCACTTTTGGGGTGGTCATGCTTTGAgtgttctgctttgttttttccttCCCGCAGGAGCACCTGGTCTACACGGTTGGAGAGAGTGCCGCTTTAGGATCTGCAGGGGTGGTGCTTTGGGGCGACCACGCCTTCTCCAAATCTCAGGTACAGTAACTGACCTGTTATCATCCACACAGTAT contains the following coding sequences:
- the hyal1 gene encoding hyaluronidase-1 isoform X3, producing MCHTDHETSGCFSLHVQTTKYKPKILIQLLNRYSSQAEAINGGLPQNASLDEHLRVASEDIHTWIPDRDFQGLAVVDWESWRPVWERNWDSKQVYWLESTALVKSRHPDWSPAQVDAAARVEFEEAGRKFMEETLKLGQQERPNGLWGYYGFPNCYNYYSHKSTNYTGECPPVELKRNDELSWLWNVSSAFYPDIYLSLELRDLSREVLLYTHHRILEAMRAAGAPSAPPVFPYARIVYTYTLDFLSQEHLVYTVGESAALGSAGVVLWGDHAFSKSQSTCDAVKSYIDETLGPYLVNVTAAATLCSQTMCSSHGRCQRRNQNSRAYLHLDPAVWKIVSEKKPEGGQNYIVLGEMRTREVTFMKSEFQCKCYPGWGGESCSKLIQG
- the hyal1 gene encoding hyaluronidase-1 isoform X2, coding for MSSSHHEVLLFLNLISLVSGLQFVKSSFSQVPFLTVWNAPTASCLSQYGVDLDLGTFSIVQNENQTFMGENITIFYSEKLGLYPRYSSQAEAINGGLPQNASLDEHLRVASEDIHTWIPDRDFQGLAVVDWESWRPVWERNWDSKQVYWLESTALVKSRHPDWSPAQVDAAARVEFEEAGRKFMEETLKLGQQERPNGLWGYYGFPNCYNYYSHKSTNYTGECPPVELKRNDELSWLWNVSSAFYPDIYLSLELRDLSREVLLYTHHRILEAMRAAGAPSAPPVFPYARIVYTYTLDFLSQEHLVYTVGESAALGSAGVVLWGDHAFSKSQSTCDAVKSYIDETLGPYLVNVTAAATLCSQTMCSSHGRCQRRNQNSRAYLHLDPAVWKIVSEKKPEGGQNYIVLGEMRTREVTFMKSEFQCKCYPGWGGESCSKLIQG
- the hyal1 gene encoding hyaluronidase-1 isoform X1; this encodes MGENITIFYSEKLGLYPRYSSQAEAINGGLPQNASLDEHLRVASEDIHTWIPDRDFQGLAVVDWESWRPVWERNWDSKQVYWLESTALVKSRHPDWSPAQVDAAARVEFEEAGRKFMEETLKLGQQERPNGLWGYYGFPNCYNYYSHKSTNYTGECPPVELKRNDELSWLWNVSSAFYPDIYLSLELRDLSREVLLYTHHRILEAMRAAGAPSAPPVFPYARIVYTYTLDFLSQEHLVYTVGESAALGSAGVVLWGDHAFSKSQSTCDAVKSYIDETLGPYLVNVTAAATLCSQTMCSSHGRCQRRNQNSRAYLHLDPAVWKIVSEKKPEGGQNYIVLGEMRTREVTFMKSEFQCKCYPGWGGESCSKLIQG